Proteins encoded together in one Drosophila albomicans strain 15112-1751.03 chromosome 2R, ASM965048v2, whole genome shotgun sequence window:
- the LOC117575926 gene encoding uncharacterized protein LOC117575926, which translates to MNSKRSAQCSIYLYIFLLLNIACVSQSHFRRPRDKIYSKRNLYPDLVRLDEECGEKTATGGEGNNCSKKVTSNKVGSSDPKAKASNIAQKAAQEAKAANDAQMAAADAAAAQVKSELADKALQSARAAEAALAGKQQIVEQLQSEHTEAQAVVQEVTNSLQNTQTNAAAASDAAIEAKNQVNYLKRLVQAAITNLGNIENVSNGAQQELAEKTQLLEAAKHRVETLGLQLEAAKQDFEKTKKAAYKAACAAVEAKQKAQASQ; encoded by the exons ATGAATTCGAAAAGGTCAGCACAATGCTCTATCTATCTTTACATATTTCTGCTCCTCAACATTGCCTGCGTATCCCAAAGTCATTTCAGGAGACCACGCGACAAG ATCTACAGCAAACGGAATCTCTATCCAGATCTTGTGAGATTAGATGAGGAATGTGGCGAGAAAACAGCAACTGGAGGAGAaggcaacaactgcagcaaaaaGGTCACCTCCAATAAGGTTGGCTCATCAGATCCCAAAGCCAAGGCATCGAACATAGCACAAAAGGCAGCGCAGGAAGCAAAGGCAGCGAATGATGCACAAATGGCAGCCGCtgatgctgcagcagctcagGTCAAGTCCGAGTTGGCTGACAAAGCGCTTCAATCCGCTCGAGCTGCGGAAGCAGCTTTGGCGGGCAAGCAACAGATTGTGGAGCAATTGCAGTCGGAGCACACTGAAGCTCAGGCTGTGGTCCAAGAGGTGACCAACTCGCTGCAGAACACACAAACGAATGCAGCTGCCGCAAGTGATGCAGCCATCGAGGCCAAGAATCAAGTCAATTATCTGAAGCGTTTGGTGCAAGCGGCAATCACGAATCTGGGCAACATTGAGAATGTGTCGAATGGAGCTCAACAGGAACTGGCTGAGAAGACACAACTCCTTGAGGCAGCCAAGCATCGAGTGGAGACCCTGGGACTTCAACTAGAGGCAGCTAAACAGGACTTTGAGAAGACCAAAAAGGCGGCTTATAAAGCAGCTTGTGCAGCAGTTGAAGCCAAGCAAAAGGCGCAAGCGAGTCAATAA
- the LOC117575925 gene encoding uncharacterized protein LOC117575925 — protein sequence MRYIYIILLLNIGCLSESYIIRSRDKVHNKRHLNVYPDLVRLEEGGSKKEGGEGHECSNTNKNCGSSLGKTDPKAKASNIAQKAAQEAKAANDAQMAAAEAAAAQVKSELADRALQSARAAEAALAGKQQIMEQLETEHREAEAVVQDVTNSLQNTQTNAAAAGDAAAEAKTQLEKLKQLVQAAMTNLSNIENVSTGAQQELAEKTQLLEAAKNRVENLGHQLQAAKQDFEKTKKAAYKAACAAVEAKQKAQRTRRMAHRRVH from the exons ATGcgatatatttacataattctGCTGCTCAACATTGGCTGTTTATCCGAGAGTTATATCATCAGATCCCGCGATAAG GTCCACAACAAAAGACATCTGAATGTGTATCCCGATCTGGTCAGGTTGGAAGAAGGCGGCTCCAAGAAAGAAGGTGGCGAAGGACATGAATGCTCCAACACCAACAAGAATTGCGGCAGCTCGCTGGGCAAAACAGATCCCAAGGCGAAAGCATCCAACATTGCACAGAAAGCAGCGCAGGAAGCAAAGGCTGCAAATGATGCACAAATGGCTGCAGCTGAGGCAGCTGCCGCACAAGTAAAATCTGAGCTGGCAGATCGAGCGTTGCAATCGGCACGAGCTGCAGAGGCAGCTTTGGCTGGCAAACAGCAGATCATGGAGCAACTGGAGACGGAGCATCGCGAGGCCGAAGCTGTTGTCCAAGATGTGACAAACTCGCTGCAgaatacacaaacaaatgcagctgctgctggagatGCTGCAGCCGAGGCGAAAACACAGCTCGAGAAACTAAAGCAATTGGTTCAAGCAGCCATGACAAATCTGAGCAACATTGAGAATGTCTCGACAGGAGCTCAGCAGGAGTTGGCCGAGAAGACGCAGCTTCTGGAGGCGGCCAAGAATCGAGTGGAGAACTTGGGGCATCAGCTGCAAGCTGCCAAGCAGGACTTTGAGAAGACCAAGAAGGCGGCCTACAAAGCTGCCTGCGCAGCTGTCGAGGCTAAGCAGAAGGCTCAAAGGACTCGCCGCATGGCGCACAGAAGAGTGCATTAA
- the LOC117575927 gene encoding uncharacterized protein LOC117575927 gives MKLAFQVMWIVIILSSITQQIFTASYSLQRRQKRLMPYDCDSSDQREVPRSHHKPSKAINSKSRGTGIAVKAAQEAKQANDDMANAVKQASDRIKLEYAEKAASAAKAAEAVLSGKFQVLEQLEMEVREAEIVVQEETLELSSAEANSQLALKAHQQAQDELKLLQTGLKLARENFCSAEHVSAACQQSMADKTTLMDTAQKRVGLLLRQLSEARGDYAKTKKAAYRALCAANEAKQRIQHTNTVN, from the coding sequence ATGAAGCTAGCATTTCAAGTCATGTGGATCGTCATAATTTTATCATCTATAACACAACAAATATTCACAGCGAGCTATTCACTGCAGAGAAGACAGAAGCGATTGATGCCTTATGATTGTGACTCTAGCGATCAAAGAGAGGTTCCTCGAAGTCACCACAAGCCGAGTAAAGCCATCAACTCGAAGTCACGCGGTACGGGAATTGCAGTGAAGGCAGCTCAGGAAGCAAAGCAGGCCAACGATGACATGGCCAATGCAGTGAAACAGGCATCAGATCGGATTAAGCTCGAGTATGCGGAGAaggcagcatcagcagccaaGGCAGCCGAAGCTGTGCTCTCAGGAAAGTTTCAAGTATTGGAACAGCTCGAGATGGAAGTGCGTGAAGCAGAGATTGTTGTTCAGGAAGAAACACTAGAACTGAGCTCAGCTGAAGCCAACAGTCAACTCGCTTTGAAAGCCCATCAGCAAGCTCAGGACGAGCTCAAGCTGCTGCAAACTGGTCTCAAGCTAGCCAGGGAGAACTTTTGCAGTGCCGAGCATGTGTCGGCTGCCTGTCAACAGTCTATGGCTGACAAGACAACGCTCATGGATACCGCCCAGAAGAGAGTTGGTCTGTTGTTGCGTCAACTGAGCGAAGCTCGAGGCGATTATGCAAAGACAAAGAAGGCGGCTTACAGAGCATTGTGCGCTGCCAATGAGGCGAAGCAAAGGATCCAGCATACAAACACCGTGAACTAA
- the LOC117575924 gene encoding uncharacterized protein LOC117575924: MFYRTVLLLFIILLQTISSLDSYSCGELSGGDIAKQHISSLYYRDGNESPEEGGGGCASVKNPIANGDPKTKASNIAQKAAQEARAASDAQMAAAEAAAMQVKSELAERAAQSARAAEAALAGKQQIVEQLQQELCEADAVVSEITASLQNSQANAHMATEAAQEAQNQLNQLKRFVAAATANLVNIENVASGAQQELAEKTQLLEAAKNRLDGLNRQINDAKQDFEKTKNAAYKAACAAVEAKQKAQRNRRLALFIHQLKQPKTRERDLKT; encoded by the coding sequence atgttttatcgtacagttttgctgctttttatcATTCTGCTGCAGACTATCTCAAGCTTGGACAGCTACAGTTGTGGAGAATTAAGTGGAGGCGACATTGCCAAGCAGCACATATCCAGCTTGTATTATCGCGATGGCAATGAAAGTCCCgaggaaggaggaggaggctgTGCATCGGTCAAAAATCCAATTGCGAATGGAGATCCCAAAACGAAAGCCTCAAACATTGCCCAGAAGGCGGCGCAGGAAGCGAGAGCTGCCAGTGATGCGCAAATGGCCGCAGCCGAAGCAGCCGCAATGCAAGTCAAATCCGAGTTGGCGGAGCGAGCAGCGCAGTCGGCGCGGGCAGCGGAGGCGGCGTTGGCGGGCAAGCAACAAATTgtggagcaactgcagcaggaGTTGTGCGAAGCGGATGCCGTAGTCAGCGAGATTACAGCATCGCTGCAGAATTCACAGGCCAATGCGCACATGGCCACTGAGGCAGCGCAGGAGGCGCAAAATCAGCTAAATCAGTTGAAACGTTTTGTGGCAGCGGCCACTGCTAATTTGGTCAATATTGAGAATGTGGCAAGTGGTGCACAACAGGAGCTGGCGGAGAAGACGCAACTCCTGGAGGCAGCCAAGAATCGTTTGGATGGTCTGAATCGGCAGATTAACGATGCCAAGCAGGACTTTGAAAAGACCAAGAATGCTGCCTATAAAGCAGCgtgtgctgctgttgaagcGAAGCAGAAGGCTCAAAGGAATCGTCGATTGGCGCTATTTATTCACCAATTGAAGCAGCCAAAAACGCGCGAACGTGATTtgaaaacataa